CGGAATGGCTTCGTAGTGGTGCAAACCAGGTCTTTTGAGTCGAAATCACTATGCTCTGCATCCACAAGTACATGGCCTCAATATTTTGTACCTTGATCGCGTGGCCTGCACACTTTTAACACAAGTAACCATATTCATGACTTTCAGCGAACCTGGAACTGGGCCGCGCCTCCGTGCCAGTAGTGCACCGGCATGGACCATGCGCGCCGTCACAGTCCTCTCACAAGCTGTCCTTTGCCGAGAGACTCCGCCTAAGCCGCGCTCGTGCTAACTTCATCATGAGCAGAGCATCCAACGGCATGGTGAGTACGCGAGACGACGATGCCAACGTGAGCATCCCAACCCACCTGGGCGGATCCGTGGACTCTCTCGAGTACGTGGTCACGGTGGGCCTAGGCACGCCAGCCGTGTCGCAGGTCCTCCTCATggacaccggcagcgacctGTCGTGGGTGCAGTGCGCGCCGTGCAACTCCGCGGCGTGCTACCCGCAGAAGGACCCGCTGTTCGACCCGACCAAGTCTTCCACCTACGCTTCCATCCCCTGCGACACCGCCGCGTGCCAGAACCTCACCGCCGACCGCTACCAGAACGGCTGCACGGACGGCGGCGCCCATTGCGGATACCGCGTAGAGTACGGGGACGGATCCAAGACGAGGGGCGTGTACAGCACCGAGACGCTAACCCTCGCGCCCGGGGTCACCGTCGAGGATTTCCGTTTCGGCTGCGGCCGCGACCAGCGAGGCGACAACGACAAGTACGACGGTCTCGTCGGGCTCGGAGGCGCGCCGGAGTCGCTCGTCGTGCAGACGTCCCCGGTTTACGGCCGCGCCTTCTCGTACTGCCTCCCGGCGCTAAACAGCGACGCCGGGTTTCTTGCCCTCGGCGCGCCGAGAGCCGCCGACACGTCGGGCTTCGTGTTCACGCCGATGAGCCACCTCTCTGATACGGCAACGTTTTACATGGTGACGCTGACCGGCATCAGCGTGGCTGGGAAGCAGCTCGACATCCCGCCGTCGGCGTTCCGGGGAGGCATGATCATCGACTCCGGCACCGTCATCACGGGGCTCCCGCAAACCGCGTACAACGCGCtgcaggcggcgttccggaAGGCCATGGAGGCGTACCCGCTGTTGCCAAATGGTGACCTTGACACCTGCTACAACTTCACCGGCTACAGCAACGTCACCGTGCCCAAGGTTGCCTTCACTTTCAGTGGCGGCGGCACCGTCGACCTCGACGTCCACAACGGGATTCTACTGAAGGACTGCCTCGCTTTCACCGAGTCTGGGCCAGACGTCGGCCTCGGCATAATCGGCAACGTGAATCAGCGCACGCTCGAGGTGCTCTACGACGCCGGCCAGGGTAAAGTCGGATTCCGGGCTGGTGCCTGCTGAAGTAACATGTACGGAGTAATTTTCTTGTGAAATGTGAAGTGCTCTGCAACACTCAACCAAGAGAGCGAGCAAGCAGTGCCTTTCAGATAGCTTGGGGAGAAACGAGAAAGGACACAATCAGGCACTAATAGTCACTACTGTAATCTTATAAGAACGTGCTGTATTTTCTTCTAGATGTTCTCATTACCTCGCATAAATGAATAAACAAAATTCATGAGTATATTGCAGTCTACTTTGTAATAAACGAATTCGAAGCCaccagtggcggatccagaaacGGGCTCCGCCCCGGGCTAACTAATATAAGGCTTAAAATTTTACTAGCCATACACTAttagatataatatatttttcaaagagcacaattcaaccaatagactcaaacaatacatagaatattgaaggtagaaaattaccaaattaagagtcttccatgataaaaaagaaccatacatgtcttcatgaattaacaccacttccacttgttccgacgtcctcaattctacattaaaattttcaacatatcaacCCTATATAATGTATTGAAATAGACTAATACAAGTAAACAACACGCACCTTGAGCCCTCGTTTGGCAAATTCATCTTACGGTTTCTTAAGCCTTGA
Above is a genomic segment from Setaria viridis chromosome 4, Setaria_viridis_v4.0, whole genome shotgun sequence containing:
- the LOC117853476 gene encoding aspartyl protease family protein At5g10770-like → LSANLELGRASVPVVHRHGPCAPSQSSHKLSFAERLRLSRARANFIMSRASNGMVSTRDDDANVSIPTHLGGSVDSLEYVVTVGLGTPAVSQVLLMDTGSDLSWVQCAPCNSAACYPQKDPLFDPTKSSTYASIPCDTAACQNLTADRYQNGCTDGGAHCGYRVEYGDGSKTRGVYSTETLTLAPGVTVEDFRFGCGRDQRGDNDKYDGLVGLGGAPESLVVQTSPVYGRAFSYCLPALNSDAGFLALGAPRAADTSGFVFTPMSHLSDTATFYMVTLTGISVAGKQLDIPPSAFRGGMIIDSGTVITGLPQTAYNALQAAFRKAMEAYPLLPNGDLDTCYNFTGYSNVTVPKVAFTFSGGGTVDLDVHNGILLKDCLAFTESGPDVGLGIIGNVNQRTLEVLYDAGQGKVGFRAGAC